The following are from one region of the Nicotiana tomentosiformis chromosome 7, ASM39032v3, whole genome shotgun sequence genome:
- the LOC138895479 gene encoding uncharacterized mitochondrial protein AtMg00810-like — protein sequence MQWYAKLTEALSSMGYKHSENDYLLFSKKISSSTIFVVVYVDDVFITGIDSVEIANLKAFFDKQFRIKGLGRLYYFLGLEVLYKPDGVIISQRKFALDLLKEYDCFAYSSLSSPLDPTLKLKANEGTLLPDLTYYRKLVGKLNFLTDTRLDIAYNVQLLIQFMQAPRDTHLTATFHLLIYLKKDPTLGIFYSNNSGYSIFAYCDFDWAACPDSRRSITGYIIPVGDSPISRKSKKQKTISLSSAEVEYRSLMKVVGELVWLSRLFEELTIPQSSPIDVFWDSQSAIHIPHNPMFHEQTKHIEVDCHFDDMNVKRKGEIMVDFEWLSAMVAAETPWLVEWIVVMEKNEDKKMK from the exons ATGCAGTGGTATGCCAAGCTAACTGAAGCCCTGTCATCAATGGGGTACAAGCATTCTGAAAATGACTATTTATTGTTCTCCAAGAAGATCTCATCCTCCACTATCTTTGTagttgtgtatgttgatgatgttttCATCACTGGTATTGATTCAGTGGAGATAGCTAACTTAAAGGCATTCTTTGACAAACAATTTAGAATCAAGGGCCTAGGGAGACTTTACTACTTCTTGGGCTTAGAGGTCCTTTACAAGCCAGATGGTGTTATCATTTCTCAAAGGAAGTTTGCCTTAGACTTGTTAAAGGAGTATGACTGCTTTGCCTACAGCAGCTTATCTTCCCCTCTTGATCCTACTTTGAAATTGAAGGCTAATGAAGGCACTCTTCTCCCAGATCTCACATATTATAGAAAATTAGTGGGCAAACTGAACTTCCTAACTGACACCAGGCTAGATATAGCATACAATGTACAGCTCCTCATCCAATTCATGCAAGCACCTAGAGATACACACTTGACTGCAACTTTTCATCTTCTTATATACCTCAAGAAGGATCCCACACTAGGTATATTTTATTCCAACAACAGTGGTTATTCCATTTTTGCATATTGTGACTTTGACTGGGCAGCCTGTCCTGACTCTAGGAGATCTATTACTGGTTATATTATTCCGGTAGGAGATAGTCCCATTAGCCGAAAGTCCAAGAAACAAAAGACTATTTCCTTGTCTTCAGCTGAAGTTGAATACAGGTCCCTCATGAAAGTTGTTGGGGAACTGGTGTGGTTAAGCAGGTTATTTGAAGAGCTCACTATCCCACAGTCTAGTCCCattgatgtcttttgggatagcCAATCTGCCATCCACATTCCTCACAATCCTATGTTCCATGAGCAGACAAAGCATATTGAAGTAGACTGTCACTTT GATGACATGAATGTGAAGAGAAAAGGAGAGATAATGGTGGATTTTGAGTGGTTATCGGCGATGGTGGCAGCAGAAACGCCATGGCTGGTTGAATGGATTGTAGTAATGGAGAAAAATGAGGACAAAAAAATGAAGTAG
- the LOC104095401 gene encoding protein TRACHEARY ELEMENT DIFFERENTIATION-RELATED 7A-like, which translates to MANIQNFNFPYFPPFPPHNYPFPPVTPHLPPPSVSPPHQPNTPPSPPKVAPPHPPITPSPPKVAPHPPVTPSPPHHYPSPPPPAAKPPSHSIPPPAPIKPPPRPFHPPPPPHVVPTPPPPPPGHHSHTIIIIFVSLGGLFFLAFLSVALCCFLKKRKKKTTQEIDIMKVDEHMKVHEDIVTRPDGTKAVILTIDEDIHIDEEIMKKEKVEKGSLGQLGGENLEATSTMASSSRIDHHHHDHKG; encoded by the coding sequence ATGGCTAatattcaaaatttcaacttcccCTACTTCCCCCCATTCCCACCTCATAACTATCCATTTCCTCCAGTAACACCTCACCTTCCTCCACCAAGTGTGTCACCACCACACCAACCTAATACACCTCCTTCACCTCCAAAAGTGGCACCACCACATCCACCAATTACGCCATCGCCACCAAAAGTGGCACCACATCCACCAGTTACACCGTCACCACCACATCATTATCCTAGTCCACCACCTCCAGCAGCAAAGCCACCAAGTCATTCAATACCACCTCCAGCACCAATTAAGCCACCACCCCGTCCCTTCCATCCTCCACCTCCACCACATGTTGTTCCaactccacccccacctccacccgGACATCATTCTCATACCATCATCATTATATTCGTCTCGCTTGGTGGTCTATTCTTTCTGGCATTTCTCTCAGTTGCTCTATGCTGCTTCCttaagaagagaaagaagaaaaccACTCAGGAAATTGATATCATGAAAGTGGATGAACACATGAAGGTCCACGAAGACATCGTAACTCGTCCAGATGGAACAAAGGCTGTCATTCTGACAATTGATGAAGATATACATATTGATGAAGAGATCATGAAAAAGGAAAAGGTGGAGAAGGGTTCACTAGGCCAATTGGGAGGCGAAAATCTTGAGGCAACAAGCACAATGGCGTCATCATCTCGTATCGATCATCACCACCATGACCATAAAGGCTGA